The Podospora pseudocomata strain CBS 415.72m chromosome 3, whole genome shotgun sequence genome window below encodes:
- the OLE1_1 gene encoding stearoyl-CoA 9-desaturase (COG:C; COG:I; EggNog:ENOG503NU4E) translates to MASSSSEVPASAVLQAESFPDGTKDYVAIRKKNWDIKKPHITDQPITAKNWYKHVNWLNTTFIIFIPLTGLISSYWVPLQMKTAVFTVLYYFFAGLGITAGYHRLWAHTSYKATLPLKIFLAAGGAAAVEGSARWWSSLHRSHHRYTDTEKDPYSVRKGLLYSHIGWMVMKQNPRRIGRTDITDLNDDAVVVWQHRNYIKSVITMALIVPTLVCGLGWNDWTGGFVYAGILRIFFIQQATFCVNSLAHWLGDQPFDDRNSPRDHVITALVTLGEGYHNFHHEFPSDFRNAIEWWQYDPTKWFISIMKFLGLAYNLKTFPQNEIEKGRLQQLQKKLDQKRSTLDWGIPLENLPVVSWDDFVAESKNGKAWIAVAGIIHDVGKFIADHPGGKTLINSAIGKDATAVFNGGVYNHSNGAHNLLSTMRVGVLRGGCEVEIWKRAQSENKDVQTVTDSSGQRIVRAGNQATKIPQPVSTADAA, encoded by the exons AtggcgtcgtcgtcatctgaGGTTCCCGCTTCGGCGGTCCTCCAGGCCGAGTCCTTCCCCGACGGAACCAAGGACTATGTCGCCATCCGCAAGAAGAACTGGGACATCAAGAAGCCCC ATATCACCGACCagcccatcaccgccaagaACTGGTACAAGCACGTCAACtggctcaacaccacattcatcatcttcattcCCCTCACGGGCCTCATCTCCTCGTACTGGGTACCGCTTCAGATGAAGACGGCCGTCTTCACTGTGCTCTACTACTTCTTCGCTGGCCTCGGTATCACCGCCGGCTACCATCGCCTGTGGGCTCACACCTCCTACAAGGCCACCCTTCCCCTCAAGATCTTCCTTGCCGCTGGTGGCGCCGCCGCTGTCGAGGGCAGCGCTCGGTGGTGGTCCAGTCTCCATCGTTCTCACCACCGTTACACCGATACCGAGAAGGATCCCTACTCCGTCCGCAAGGGTCTGCTCTACAGCCACATCGGCTGGATGGTCATGAAGCAGAACCCCCGCCGTATCGGCCGTACCGACATCACCGATCTCAACGATGACGCCGTTGTCGTTTGGCAGCACCGCAACTACATCAAGTCGGTCATCACCATGGCTCTGATTGTTCCCACCCTCGTTTGCGGTCTCGGCTGGAACGACTGGACCGGTGGCTTCGTCTATGCCGGTATCCTCCGCATCTTTTTCATTCAGCAGGCCACCTTCTGCGTCAACTCCCTCGCCCACTGGCTCGGCGATCAGCCCTTTGATGACCGCAACTCACCGAGAGATCACGTCATCACTGCCCTCGTCACCCTTGGTGAGGGTTACCACAACTTCCACCACGAGTTCCCAAGTGATTTCCGCAACGCTATTGAGTGGTGGCAGTACGACCCCACCAAGTGGTTCATCTCGATCATGAAGTTCCTCGGCCTCGCATACAACCTCAAGACATTCCCCCAGAACGAGATTGAGAAGGGCAGACTCCAGCAGCTtcagaagaagctcgaccAGAAGCGTTCCACTCTTGACTGGGGTATTCCTCTCGAGAACCTGCCCGTTGTCAGCTGGGACGACTTTGTCGCCGAGTCCAAGAACGGCAAGGCCTGGATTGCCGTCGCTGGCATCATTCACGATGTTGGCAAGTTCATTGCTGACCACCCCGGTGGCAAGACCCTCATCAACTCTGCCATTGGCAAGGACGCCACTGCTGTCTTCAACGGTGGTGTCTACAACCACTCCAACGGCGCCCACAACCTTCTCTCCACCATGAGAGTTGGCGTTCTTCGTGGCGGCTGCGAGGTTGAGATCTGGAAGCGCGCCCAGTCCGAGAACAAGGACGTCCAGACCGTCACCGACTCCTCTGGTCAAAGAATTGTCCGCGCTGGCAACCAGGCCACCAAGATCCCTCAGCCCGTTTCTACTGCCGATGCTGCGTAA